From Syngnathus typhle isolate RoL2023-S1 ecotype Sweden linkage group LG5, RoL_Styp_1.0, whole genome shotgun sequence:
GTTtacaaaaggaaggaaggaaggaaggaagcaagcaaggaagcaagcaaggaagcaagcaaggaagcaagcaaggaagcaaggaaagaaggaaagaaggaaagaaggaaagaaggaaagaaggaaagaaggaaagaaggaaagaaggaaagcaagaaagcaagaaagaaagaaagaaagaaagaaagaaaggggcCATGGACGCTTGTTGACGTCCGGGAATCTTTCAAGCGGAGTGAGTGCAAAGGAACAGGCTTGGCAAACGTCAAATGGCATTTAGCAACGGAacgtaaggggaaaaaaaaaaaaaaaaaaacgcttcctTCCCGGCAGCGAATACGCCATGGGGAAATATCACAAGTCTCTGAGTTCCAAAGataagatccatccatccatccatccatccatccatccatccatccatccatccatccatccatccatccatccatccatccatccatccatccatccatccatccatccatccatccatccatccatgtgtgCTAATTCTTTGGGGCGGGGCTTACCTCTGGCGCACAGGAAGCACCAGCCCACGTTGACGGGGGACGTTTGGAGGCCGTTGCGCTTGGTGCTGCCGTGGCTGCTGCAGATCATGATGTGGTGTGTGAGGATGGCGCTGCCCGCCGCCACGCAGCTGTCGCCTGTGTGATACGCCACCGGGCAGCGGATGCAACGCATCAGGCGACCTAGACGCCGGACAGTCAAGTTGACACCAGGGCAGACTCAGCCAACAAGAGTTTacagtccgtccgtccgtccgtcagtcACGGCCGCGTCACCTTTGCTAGCTCGCTGCAGGTCTCGCTCCAGACAGCAGGTGGCGCAGCTGTGCTGAGGGCAACTGAAGCCTCCGCCCGGGCTGCTGGTAACGCCCGGGAGTTTTCGGACGCAATCCTCATGGTAGTAACATCCGCATCCGGTCACGGAACAACGCGTCACCTCCTGGCTGGCTTCCTTACAGCTGAAGCACGGGTGAGTGCCTAAAAAGAAGAAGGGCTCGGGAAAGACTGAGAAGGCATCACCacgcacgccgccgccgccgtccacTCACGTACCCTCTCGACATTCCAGGCACGCAAACTTTCCTTCAGGTAGGGACGGTAGACCGAGACACTCGAGGTGGAACTGCCTGTTGCAGTCTCCTTCGCACGCCACCAAATTCTCGGCGTACACCTCGCATATCTACACGGAAAGAAGTGATGAGATGAAGATTTGCACAATGGTCCCTCAGTGGTGTCGACCTGGCAGACGGTGTCCCTCTTCCCGGTGCTACCGTCCTGACGGGACAGGCCAGAGTCCACGGATTGAGTGTCTGAGGCATCCGCATCTGCAGCCGCCGGACTATCCAGACTCTTCCCGAATAAACCCTTAGAGAAGGACAAAGACTTGGCCTTTCATAAGTGGCGCCTAGCAATAGATGAGCTGGTCGCTATCTCAAATCCTATTTCCTCGTTGAAATGAAGGGAAAGGCCATCCCAATCAGCTCTTCTTCTCCGAGCCTACCTGCGGATCATTGAGGCCTCTGGAGTCGGAATCCGACGTGTCTCGATACTGAGAGGACGCCATCTCCACGTCGGTGGATGCTCGACTGCGCTTCTTCAGCGGTTTGCAGGCGTCCGATATCTCACTGGCTCCTGAGCGATGGCAAGAACGTAATTCAGGAAAAGATCCGAAATGGAGGcaaaagcaaggaagcaagcaagcaaggaagcaagcaaggaagaaagcaaggaagcaagcaaggaagcaagcaaggacCAACCTTTCTGGGATCCCGCCCTTGGTGCGGCCTCCGGCGCCATTTCGGCCTGAAATGAGATGGTGAAATAAAGCGTCgagtggctgctgctgctgctgctttgacATTAGTCTCCAGGAATGGAacaagaattggcatcaacaatcCGGATGTACGGATCCTAAACAGCATCATGCATTTTCCTTTGACGTCATGTCGTGAAAAGAGAAGCTGACGGCTGTGCGGTCTATTTATAAATTGCAGAGTTAAAAGTCACTGTCCTAGGTTTTGCTTTGCGTTTTAAAATGTACCACAAATGTTTTTAAAGGTCAAAACAAGACTGCAATACCTGTTcctttttggttttctttttggggACGGGGTCGTTGCCTCTCTCCGACTCCGACCTGCTCCTGACCGAGCGCCGCTGCAGCTTCCTCTCTTGAGAACCTGAACGAgggcaaaaacaaacattgagctGGGCGGCGTGGCATGGTGCGGCGCGGCGAGGGGCGCCTTTGTGCCCCCCGAAAAGCTTCTTCAAACCGTGTGGACTGCTGTGCTGAGAGCCAGGAGAGGAAGCGGGCTGCGTTCCACCTTCTTCGCTCCTCCGACTGGCGGGAGATTCTCTTCTCTCCTCCCCTTCTTCCTCCATATCGTCCACATCTTCGTCCTCTTCGGGACTGGCCTCGGGTTTGGCTCTGTTTTCCTGCCGACGCCGACACACAGAGCCGACAGCGTTTTGCCAGTGTGAGGACAAAGAATGTGGTCCGCCTGCGAGTTTGTATTTCTACACGTGTTGCTGCATTCCGCTATTGGTTGCTGAAAGGATAACAAGTCACTGTTGGTTCTGGTTCATACTTGCGCTTGACCCACCTCAGGTGAACAGTAGCCGAGGTCAGGCTGCCTGCCTTCTCCCTCCACTCTGCCCTCCTccacctcgtcctcctcctcctcttcttcctcttcctcctcttcctcctcctcctcctcctcctgctcctgctgcttctcctcctcctcctcctcctcctcttcttcttcttctttttgaggTGAGGGAGccattttttgcttttgcagGAGAGGCCAGTCACACTTTGTGATCTCCACATTCAGCCTCTTCATGGTGATGGAGAGCGGCAGAAGCTTTCTCGCCGCCGCAGTTTTCCAGGCCCTGACCGGTGCCGGAGAATCCGGCTTGGCTCCCGAATCAGAAGCGGCGTCCTCTTTTGGGGAGTCGGACTGACGACTGGAGTTTTTCTTCTCGCCATTGGCGTCCTCCGCGTTGGGAATACTACACTGCCGACGCGGCAGCTGTCTCCTCGGCGGCTGATCTCCGTCGGGCGACTTCAGCCCCCCCTCGTCTTTCTTATTGGCCGAGCCGCTGGAGCGCCGGTTCCGCTTCTCTGGCCGGCCCACGGGTTTCTTGGCGACCGGGTTCTCGTTAGGGACCGGGTCGACGTAAATGAAAGTGTAGTTGTCGATGCGCTCCTGACGCGTCATCAGGAAGGCGTCCTCTGCGTGGCCCACGCCGACCTCCCACTGAGCGCGCTCTCTCTGAGGGATGGGCTTCAGCAGCTGCCAAAGAAAACGGCAAGTTGagcacatttttctttctttctttctttctttctttctttctttctttctttctttctttctttctttctttctttctttctttctttctttctttctttctttctttctttctttctttctttctttctttctttcaggccAGCCATGAAGAGACCTTTTAGCAGCCATTTTGATCAGAAGTGACTGATTTTCTACGAAGCCGAGCCCACAAAAGACATTGGCCGCTGTTGACGTACTTTGTGTTTCTCCACAGTGTTTGTGGTCTTCCGCAGCGTGTCCGCCTGGAGCTCCTCAAACTGCTGTTTGCCCTGGTAGATAACGATCCTCTTCTCGTGGATCCACGCGCGCTCAGCGACGCTGCCAAAAAACTGGACGTGGTACTCCCTGTGGCCTGcgcgtcaaattggagcagagtGCTTTTTCTCTTTGTCCTCGTGCACaaagcgccgccgccgcgcacTTACCTCTGGTGTTGATGCGCGTGTGGACCTTCATTTGCGGGTCGGACGAAACCATGCACGGCCACCACGGGTAGGTGCCCACCTTGGACCACACTAGATCTCCAATGACAAACTCTTTGCAGAAGCCTGTCTCTTGGATTACTGAGGGTTGATTGACTTTTGGAACCTGGGAACAAGACGGCCGCTTAACTTCCAAAGCAACCAGAGATGAGACTTTGAGCTCTTGCCTTTGGTTCCGTTTGGATAACGGTCTTGTGAAGCTTCTCCGTCTGCTCCAGCGGAGGCTCTCTCGGCTGCGGCTGAACGTGGGTGTCCTCCGTCTGGCCCGTGGCACCTGCCTGGCCTTGGACAGGCTCCAAAGTCTGCTCCTGGATGTGCGGCTGCAACTTTGCattctttttcctcttctccttcttccTCTCATTTCGCCGCTGCACCTGAGCCGCCTCGTTCTTCTGAGATTCCTTCTGAAGATGAAAATAAGACCGAGACGGTGGGACATCAGTCGCCGTTGCCCTTCGCAATCCCACAATGGCCGCCGCATCTTCCCTatgcaatttggctttcacgttGCATTGTgagatgcggcggcggcggctgccatTCGAAGCGAGCTCTATCAACGGTGAACATGAATAAACAAATGTGTTAAGTCCTCAGGTCAAAGACTTGTTAAAATGAAATATAGGGAAGGAGATTTACAAGGAACCATGAAACCTCATTAACACAATCGCCAGCTGTCTTTCTTCCCGTCTGTATATggatgtttatatatatatatatatgtatgggaaaaaaaatcgatatCTCTATCTATATAATGAGTGTTGATTGCAATACCTGCAGTTCTTGCAGCAAATCTCCACACAGTGCCGTTTCAAACAATTCTTTGCCGTTCTGATACGTCTTGATGATCTTCAGCTTGATCTCAGGGGAACTGGTCTTCAGCACTCCCGTGGTAGCGCTGCGAGGAGGCTGGGCAGGCTGTGAGGAAGGGGTACTGTCCaccagggaggggggagggctGGAGGAGGGCAAGTGCAAGGgtgctggaggaggaggcggcggcggcggcgccggcggcagcagcggcggcagcgtgTGGGTCATGATGTGAGGCGTGTGGGGAAGGTGGTGCTGGGTGGGCAGGGGCAGCGGGCTCTGCGGGTGACTTTGGATGTGCGGCGTGTTTGACAGGAAGTGGTGCGCGTGGGGGAGgtgatggtgatgatggtggggGTGGTGCAAGTGCGGGTGATGCGTGGGCAGCGGGGGCGAAACAGGCGAGCGGGGCCTTTCCTGCAGACCGGGACCCCTTAGCACCGTGCTCTCCCCCGGCAGGAGGAGCCCGTGCTCGGCGTAGCTGCGTATGGGACCGTAGCCGTTGGCCGAACCGTTGGGGAACTGCGAGTACATGGAGAATTTGGACTGCGGTTCGTACATGCCCAGACCCGGCGGGTAGCCGTTGGAGACGTGCGGCAGGTCCTCGGACGCTGAGGGCGGGTAGAAATCGGCATCCAGGCTGGCATCGTAGGAGGGAGCGCCATCCTCGCCCGGGTCACTGCCGGTGTCGCAGGTGCCGTCCTGTCTGATGTTGGCTGAGTCAATAAGCTGAGGGGGTTGCTGAATTGTATTTCCCATGATCCCTTGCATGAAAGAGAAGGAGAAATCCATTGTTGGGCTCCGGCATCCttaactttctttttctttgactgGACCTGTTGGGAGTGACGCGTGCAGATTGTTATTATTGATTGGTGGCGTTAAAATAATCGTTCAAAAAAAGATATCAAATACTTGACAATTGATATCTCACCATGAACAGGGTGCGCAAGTTTGACATTCCCAAATATGTCAAGTATTTATCCCGCAACTATTTCAAGACGTTTCAACGTGGAGCAAACAAAGACGAGATGCTGTCATGTCACTGATAACATcgactatatatatattatgacaGGTGGACAGCAATTTCAGGAACACGTGCAAATGGTCGGTCGAGTTGATCATGAAAAGAGAATATTCATCatcaaaatgacttgcttggTTAAGTCACTTTTCAACAAGGAAAGCATGCATCAAATATTGCATGCTGACACATGCTGTAGTATTTAGAACTTTTAGTGTTGTGAACATGCAAAATCAGATACatccgaatggggggggggggggggatcaggcATTTTTAGGAGCGGAATTAATTGTGCAAACGTTTGGCCACTTTGAATAATTCCTCTGTGGACACCAAAGGCACTTGACAGGAATATTGACTCAACTCAAAAGACGGAAGTCAAATGCAGAAATGttaattgattctttttttttttattccaatcaACAAACTGGCACACCATTTCTTGGGAAAGTGTATACATGTTACGTCGAAGTCAATTGTGCATGATATGTATCAACGATGTGTCAATAAGTCCATCCCCACATGTTAATAAAGTCCCACTTTCATGTTCATTCGAAAGAGACTCGTCGTCATAACAACTTGCTTCTAATACATGCTGTTGGTAAATCTCGACGCCGTCGTGTTTTTGGCGGCCAACACAAACAAATGGCAGTTTTGTTAGTTATCGGAGAAGAAAACAAAGAGCAGTATCCGCTGTCTTTTTCGCACCAATTTGTTGACACTTTTATTACGTTTCAAGAGTAAAGAAGAGGCCGgccgcctggctgcctgcctggctggctggctggctgctgagCCTCAGCGTGTACACGAAGGTGGATAATGGTGATGTAAACATCCGTGTGGGGCCGTGAAGCGCTCACTAAAACATGAAAAGCGTGTAAAgggatttgtgaaaaaaaacagataCAGCGAGTGAATCGGAAATGCTTGGTTACAGATGCGTGAAGGAAATCGACGGGGGGAAAACATCAGCGCTGACAATTAATTGTCTCTCTCGCTGGATATGATGATCTTGTAGCCTTGTGGGACGTTAGCTTccgagctagctagctaaaaaTGATTGTATTGGGCTTCGGAATCATCTGAACTTGAGTGGCGGGCGCTGAGAACGCACACGTGAAACCGTGTTGGCCTATTTCATGTGTCCACACGCGCAATGCGCAATCAACGCGTCTGTTGGAGCAcacgccaggcaggcaggcaggcaaacgaAATAAGATGAAAAGGGGAAGGCTAACGCTAGCTAAGCTAGCTAAGCTAACAGTACATTGCCAATATGGCTGCCTGTCTGGCGTGATGATCCCTCCATCACTGGCGCTTTGGGGAGAATGTGCTTGAAAAAGCAAGCAAGCAGCCGCTGCAAAAGGCTTGCACCGGCGGCGACGGGTGGACGGACGAGAGCATGCATCGGTAGCGACgctcaaacaaaaacatgcacaaaaacaagaagggaGAGATGGCTTAGGAGATGCaggattttgggggggggacggGGAGTCGCGAAATGCAggcaggcaaataaaaatgtcagtACCTTCAGCGTGTCCCATTCTAAACACATACACCAGCCAGCAACGCGTCCTCGTTTTGTATACAAGTGGGGCGAAATAAATCAAAATCATCAAATGGGTTCTCTTAAATGGATAAAGCGCAGGCCTATCCTTTTTCGTTTTAACGCAATTCTCcacagagaggaggaggaggaggaggagggggctgTTACGCTATCTGCTCGCTACCCAATCCCGAAGCCGGGCTCTTCCTCAGCGGAACAACTGGACATTTTAATGACACCCTGCTCAAAACAAGAACCTCATTTCAAATTGGTGCGCTCTTCTCAAACTCCGGGAGCGCCttaagggacggacggacggacggacggactgcCTGAcggactgcctgcctgccaaggCGTTCAATCTGCAGGGGCCACTGCAAGTGGCACATCGGGACGTGGAGGTTGGTTACTGTTCATTTCATCCATGCAGCTGCCAGCACTTCAGGTCACAGTCACGCCTCCACCCAAGTGAAAGAGGAGGAAGTATGTTGTGCAAAAAGTGTCATGCACATTGTGCCTCCCAACACTTATTTAGCACATCACCTATTTGATAGGACACGGCCGGCCCGGTTCATTCATTCGACTTGATCAAGTCATCATTCTGCAAAATCAGCTTTTCTCCCAGTACTCCTGCATTCCCCCACACTCCAAAAACATGTATGTTTGAAACTCTCCCACTAATCCCAATATTGCCACCATTAGGACTCGAACCCCTTCAAAATGGCTAGtcttgattttgcgtatgaattgttataaatcaggatattgttctatattttttatttcaaaataaaaatatcgatcgtggagcactatatcgtgatgtatcgtgaatgaatcacagcaggctttaagatatcggcaaatatcgtatcgagatcctttgtatcgatatgatatcgtatagTGGGAAAactcgcgatttacaccccctAATGTCGACAATAACCATGAACGTCATATGGCTGTGTTTGCTCAAGCTCTAATACTTGCAGTCCAAAAGAGTTACATCATGACGTGCGCTGATCTGACGTTTTTTGGAGTTGATCAGATTTCGGTGGCCACAAATTGAGCTTCGGCGAGcttgagcgagcgagtgagcgagcgagcattGCACGCAGCATTTCCGATCTTTGTTGtcgcgccaccgccgccgcacaTGCGCACATGGTCGTAGCTGTGTCAACAGCAGGTCAGCTATCCTGCGACGGGCCGCCCGCTGCTTTCTCCGTAAACAGACACTCAGGCGGAGGACCGAGGACGCAACCGCCCCCGACCAGACGCCCGGCCGGAGTCTCCGATGGATTGATCGCCCCGGCAAACTCTGAcaccgtcgtcgtcgtcgtttcCAATGGCCGCTTGTTGAGAATGGATGGTATTTGTCACGTCGCACCAAGGAAGCCTTTGAACGCCCTGTCAGCAACGACGATTCTTGGCTCATTGACGTTGGAGGTGAGTGGGCTCGCCATTTCGCTGGCTAGCATAGCGCGCTACAATGGCCAGCTAACCTGCCGGCTAGAAACAGATCGATCGTTACCCGTAGTCGAATACCTATCAAACGACTTCGACTGCGTGTGtgttaaagaaaaagaaagtacaAATGAATGTGGCATTGTGTCTTCCAATTTGATTCGATGCCAGTTGTGTGTGATGCTCACGTGAGTGGAAAATAACCCCAAAGAAATGCGACTGGACTGTTACTTGTTGACTTGCTTGAGCGTAAAGCCCGGGTTACGACTTCTTCAGTAAGGACCTAATTGATCTGAAATCGACGTCTGTACACTCATTGTAATCTAAATGTTCCTTTTAATCCCGATTCCAAATCATTTGGACGTGTCTCAACTTGGCTGGCAGTTTCTAATGTTATGCTTCTGCCATTTGTGATTGTGTCATGGTTCTCGGCTCCCATGAAAGTTGCTTGATTTCTTTCATGTTCATTCTTACTGCGTTGTAATGGGATCTCTCGATCTCCGCTCCTATTCCCGTCCCCAGTGATCTACCCATGCAATGGCAGTCTTTAGCCACCAGGTGCTCTTTGCTGTTACGAGATCCAGGTAAGcgctttctttattttttttatctttatttacTCTTATCGTATAATAGTCATTTACATAAGCATGAGCAACTCACTTGATGTTGCTTCTCTGCTAACATATCGGCACAGTGGACATTTCCTATTGAAAAGTgcaggtttgcttttattttggataTTTCCCCCCTCTGGTCATTAATTATTTGTTGGAGAGAATTAtgtgtgaaagaaagaaagaaagaaagaaagaaagaaagaaagaaagaaagaaagaaagaaaggcgctcactcactctctccctccctccggtTAATCATTTCAATACAGGATACCTGTGGGGGGAAGATGTTACATAAGTCTTCTGGCCAAACTACTACAATTCAGATTCAACTATCTATCAACGCTATAAGTGTTATCTCTATTGTCAACAACAGCGTCGTTATAGTTTCTGTTGTAGAATCTGCCAGCAGGTCACTTCTCATTTGATCGATGGTGCGAGTGTGAAGAGCAAATCCGGTGACTGTGGCATAGCGTTGGAGTCATGGCGCAATGATCAATTTTGAGTAGCTGCACCCCGCCCTGCGGGTTTTGCCATTTTTCCCCCCGTTTCCCACACGTTGCGTCCTCTGCTTGCAGGTGACATTTTCCAATGGGTCGTTTGTTTTCGTCTCAACTGCAATTTTTAACTCGTTGAAGGTTTCAACCTTTGCGTCGTGTCTGaccccatttttgtttttcttttttattgttgcCCACAGGGGGTCGTATCTGTTGTCCCAGCGGCACGGCTGCTCTTCTCTGTCTTCGAGAGCTTACCTCCACGTAGGGGCTCCACGCAACATCTCGTCATCGGCCTGCCCGCTCAGGCGCTCCCGCTACGGCCACCCTCGCTGTTACCACAACCTGGGCTGCGGCCAAAACTCTGCCCTACTGGCCCGAGCCCTGCACAGTTCTGTCGTTTGGCTCCAAGACAGTAAAAATGGGGAGACCTCACCTTCTGCCCAAAGTCCGGCATCGGACGAGAAAAAGGACACGGCCGTTGTCCAAGCGCAAACGCCCGTCGCTGCCACTCCTGGAGCCACGGCGCCGGCCGTGGCGAAGAAGGCTCTGCACCTCAGGATCGTGGACGAGCTGAAGCATTATTACAATGGCTTCCGGTTGCTCGGTATCGACACCACGGTCGCAGGAAGGATGGTGTGG
This genomic window contains:
- the nsd3 gene encoding histone-lysine N-methyltransferase NSD3 isoform X2 produces the protein MDFSFSFMQGIMGNTIQQPPQLIDSANIRQDGTCDTGSDPGEDGAPSYDASLDADFYPPSASEDLPHVSNGYPPGLGMYEPQSKFSMYSQFPNGSANGYGPIRSYAEHGLLLPGESTVLRGPGLQERPRSPVSPPLPTHHPHLHHPHHHHHHLPHAHHFLSNTPHIQSHPQSPLPLPTQHHLPHTPHIMTHTLPPLLPPAPPPPPPPPAPLHLPSSSPPPSLVDSTPSSQPAQPPRSATTGVLKTSSPEIKLKIIKTYQNGKELFETALCGDLLQELQKESQKNEAAQVQRRNERKKEKRKKNAKLQPHIQEQTLEPVQGQAGATGQTEDTHVQPQPREPPLEQTEKLHKTVIQTEPKVPKVNQPSVIQETGFCKEFVIGDLVWSKVGTYPWWPCMVSSDPQMKVHTRINTRGHREYHVQFFGSVAERAWIHEKRIVIYQGKQQFEELQADTLRKTTNTVEKHKLLKPIPQRERAQWEVGVGHAEDAFLMTRQERIDNYTFIYVDPVPNENPVAKKPVGRPEKRNRRSSGSANKKDEGGLKSPDGDQPPRRQLPRRQCSIPNAEDANGEKKNSSRQSDSPKEDAASDSGAKPDSPAPVRAWKTAAARKLLPLSITMKRLNVEITKCDWPLLQKQKMAPSPQKEEEEEEEEEEEEKQQEQEEEEEEEEEEEEEEEEEDEVEEGRVEGEGRQPDLGYCSPEENRAKPEASPEEDEDVDDMEEEGEERRESPASRRSEEGGTQPASSPGSQHSSPHGSQERKLQRRSVRSRSESERGNDPVPKKKTKKEQAEMAPEAAPRAGSQKGASEISDACKPLKKRSRASTDVEMASSQYRDTSDSDSRGLNDPQGLFGKSLDSPAAADADASDTQSVDSGLSRQDGSTGKRDTVCQICEVYAENLVACEGDCNRQFHLECLGLPSLPEGKFACLECREGTHPCFSCKEASQEVTRCSVTGCGCYYHEDCVRKLPGVTSSPGGGFSCPQHSCATCCLERDLQRASKGRLMRCIRCPVAYHTGDSCVAAGSAILTHHIMICSSHGSTKRNGLQTSPVNVGWCFLCARGGKLLCCDSCPASFHPECLEMEMPEGPWSCSDCRAGKKPHYKQIVWVKLGNYRWWPAEICNPRLVPSNIQSLRHDVGDFPVFFFGSHDYYWINQGRVFPYVENDKNFVSGQININKTFKKGNGAQVLERLTAVESLLTTRVSALDEAARRFQELKAQRESRQALEQERNSRKPPPYKFIKSNKAVGKVQMHVAADLSEIPRCNCRPADEHPCGLDSQCLNRVLQYECHPQVCPAGDNCENQAFSKRLYAETEVIKTEGRGWGLRTNQALRKGDFVIEYVGEVIDSDECQQRIKRAHENHVADFYMLTLTKDRVIDAGPKGNSSRFINHSCSPNCETQKWTVDGDVRIGLFALCDIEAGAEMTFNYNLHCVGNRRTSCRCGSDNCSGFLGVQPTSAVVQEKEEKARNAKLRQKKRKLRLEGKHAHDYFCFNCGEGGELVMCDRKECPKAYHLLCLNLSKPPYGRWECPWHDCSICGAPASSLCDFCPRSFCPDHEEGALSASSLEGRPCCSGHNPLSPLGSSPGSAKPPSSSLSPVTVKEEPQGDDVAPSLPPSL
- the nsd3 gene encoding histone-lysine N-methyltransferase NSD3 isoform X1 — translated: MDFSFSFMQGIMGNTIQQPPQLIDSANIRQDGTCDTGSDPGEDGAPSYDASLDADFYPPSASEDLPHVSNGYPPGLGMYEPQSKFSMYSQFPNGSANGYGPIRSYAEHGLLLPGESTVLRGPGLQERPRSPVSPPLPTHHPHLHHPHHHHHHLPHAHHFLSNTPHIQSHPQSPLPLPTQHHLPHTPHIMTHTLPPLLPPAPPPPPPPPAPLHLPSSSPPPSLVDSTPSSQPAQPPRSATTGVLKTSSPEIKLKIIKTYQNGKELFETALCGDLLQELQKESQKNEAAQVQRRNERKKEKRKKNAKLQPHIQEQTLEPVQGQAGATGQTEDTHVQPQPREPPLEQTEKLHKTVIQTEPKVPKVNQPSVIQETGFCKEFVIGDLVWSKVGTYPWWPCMVSSDPQMKVHTRINTRGHREYHVQFFGSVAERAWIHEKRIVIYQGKQQFEELQADTLRKTTNTVEKHKLLKPIPQRERAQWEVGVGHAEDAFLMTRQERIDNYTFIYVDPVPNENPVAKKPVGRPEKRNRRSSGSANKKDEGGLKSPDGDQPPRRQLPRRQCSIPNAEDANGEKKNSSRQSDSPKEDAASDSGAKPDSPAPVRAWKTAAARKLLPLSITMKRLNVEITKCDWPLLQKQKMAPSPQKEEEEEEEEEEEEKQQEQEEEEEEEEEEEEEEEEEDEVEEGRVEGEGRQPDLGYCSPEENRAKPEASPEEDEDVDDMEEEGEERRESPASRRSEEGGTQPASSPGSQHSSPHGSQERKLQRRSVRSRSESERGNDPVPKKKTKKEQAEMAPEAAPRAGSQKGASEISDACKPLKKRSRASTDVEMASSQYRDTSDSDSRGLNDPQGLFGKSLDSPAAADADASDTQSVDSGLSRQDGSTGKRDTVCQICEVYAENLVACEGDCNRQFHLECLGLPSLPEGKFACLECREGTHPCFSCKEASQEVTRCSVTGCGCYYHEDCVRKLPGVTSSPGGGFSCPQHSCATCCLERDLQRASKGRLMRCIRCPVAYHTGDSCVAAGSAILTHHIMICSSHGSTKRNGLQTSPVNVGWCFLCARGLLVQDLTDTILSSYAYKCHYLLTESNRAELKLPMIPSPSSATKKNVGKGGKLLCCDSCPASFHPECLEMEMPEGPWSCSDCRAGKKPHYKQIVWVKLGNYRWWPAEICNPRLVPSNIQSLRHDVGDFPVFFFGSHDYYWINQGRVFPYVENDKNFVSGQININKTFKKALDEAARRFQELKAQRESRQALEQERNSRKPPPYKFIKSNKAVGKVQMHVAADLSEIPRCNCRPADEHPCGLDSQCLNRVLQYECHPQVCPAGDNCENQAFSKRLYAETEVIKTEGRGWGLRTNQALRKGDFVIEYVGEVIDSDECQQRIKRAHENHVADFYMLTLTKDRVIDAGPKGNSSRFINHSCSPNCETQKWTVDGDVRIGLFALCDIEAGAEMTFNYNLHCVGNRRTSCRCGSDNCSGFLGVQPTSAVVQEKEEKARNAKLRQKKRKLRLEGKHAHDYFCFNCGEGGELVMCDRKECPKAYHLLCLNLSKPPYGRWECPWHDCSICGAPASSLCDFCPRSFCPDHEEGALSASSLEGRPCCSGHNPLSPLGSSPGSAKPPSSSLSPVTVKEEPQGDDVAPSLPPSL
- the nsd3 gene encoding histone-lysine N-methyltransferase NSD3 isoform X4 — its product is MDFSFSFMQGIMGNTIQQPPQLIDSANIRQDGTCDTGSDPGEDGAPSYDASLDADFYPPSASEDLPHVSNGYPPGLGMYEPQSKFSMYSQFPNGSANGYGPIRSYAEHGLLLPGESTVLRGPGLQERPRSPVSPPLPTHHPHLHHPHHHHHHLPHAHHFLSNTPHIQSHPQSPLPLPTQHHLPHTPHIMTHTLPPLLPPAPPPPPPPPAPLHLPSSSPPPSLVDSTPSSQPAQPPRSATTGVLKTSSPEIKLKIIKTYQNGKELFETALCGDLLQELQKESQKNEAAQVQRRNERKKEKRKKNAKLQPHIQEQTLEPVQGQAGATGQTEDTHVQPQPREPPLEQTEKLHKTVIQTEPKVPKVNQPSVIQETGFCKEFVIGDLVWSKVGTYPWWPCMVSSDPQMKVHTRINTRGHREYHVQFFGSVAERAWIHEKRIVIYQGKQQFEELQADTLRKTTNTVEKHKLLKPIPQRERAQWEVGVGHAEDAFLMTRQERIDNYTFIYVDPVPNENPVAKKPVGRPEKRNRRSSGSANKKDEGGLKSPDGDQPPRRQLPRRQCSIPNAEDANGEKKNSSRQSDSPKEDAASDSGAKPDSPAPVRAWKTAAARKLLPLSITMKRLNVEITKCDWPLLQKQKMAPSPQKEEEEEEEEEEEEKQQEQEEEEEEEEEEEEEEEEEDEVEEGRVEGEGRQPDLGYCSPEENRAKPEASPEEDEDVDDMEEEGEERRESPASRRSEEGGTQPASSPGSQHSSPHGSQERKLQRRSVRSRSESERGNDPVPKKKTKKEQAEMAPEAAPRAGSQKGASEISDACKPLKKRSRASTDVEMASSQYRDTSDSDSRGLNDPQGLFGKSLDSPAAADADASDTQSVDSGLSRQDGSTGKRDTVCQICEVYAENLVACEGDCNRQFHLECLGLPSLPEGKFACLECREGTHPCFSCKEASQEVTRCSVTGCGCYYHEDCVRKLPGVTSSPGGGFSCPQHSCATCCLERDLQRASKGRLMRCIRCPVAYHTGDSCVAAGSAILTHHIMICSSHGSTKRNGLQTSPVNVGWCFLCARGGKLLCCDSCPASFHPECLEMEMPEGPWSCSDCRAGKKPHYKQIVWVKLGNYRWWPAEICNPRLVPSNIQSLRHDVGDFPVFFFGSHDYYWINQGRVFPYVENDKNFVSGQININKTFKKALDEAARRFQELKAQRESRQALEQERNSRKPPPYKFIKSNKAVGKVQMHVAADLSEIPRCNCRPADEHPCGLDSQCLNRVLQYECHPQVCPAGDNCENQAFSKRLYAETEVIKTEGRGWGLRTNQALRKGDFVIEYVGEVIDSDECQQRIKRAHENHVADFYMLTLTKDRVIDAGPKGNSSRFINHSCSPNCETQKWTVDGDVRIGLFALCDIEAGAEMTFNYNLHCVGNRRTSCRCGSDNCSGFLGVQPTSAVVQEKEEKARNAKLRQKKRKLRLEGKHAHDYFCFNCGEGGELVMCDRKECPKAYHLLCLNLSKPPYGRWECPWHDCSICGAPASSLCDFCPRSFCPDHEEGALSASSLEGRPCCSGHNPLSPLGSSPGSAKPPSSSLSPVTVKEEPQGDDVAPSLPPSL